One window from the genome of Populus alba chromosome 15, ASM523922v2, whole genome shotgun sequence encodes:
- the LOC140954620 gene encoding galactinol--sucrose galactosyltransferase-like translates to MSLGGFKAIESNLHLGSISAVDAVWKSARNAVRGNIEWNSGKSPISVKGVDIFAVYMFKEKKVRLLKSSEKLEISLEPFNHDLLTVSPVTVVPRKSIQFAPIGLVNMLNTGGAIQSVMVVGDESLIRIGVKGSGEMRVFASGNPVSCKIDGVDVEFCYHDQMVTIQVPCPSSPKLSVIEFLF, encoded by the exons ATGAGTTTAGGCGGATTTAAGGCCATCGAAAGCAATCTCCATTTGGGATCCATCAGTGCTGTAGATGCTGTTTGGAAAT CTGCTAGAAATGCTGTCCGAGGAAATATTGAATGGAACAGTGGAAAGAGCCCGATATCTGTGAAAGGAGTAGACATATTCGCTGTTTATATGTTCAAGGAAAAGAAAGTGAGGCTGTTGAAGTCATCAGAGAAGTTGGAGATTTCCCTTGAGCCGTTCAATCATGACCTGCTTACAGTTTCTCCGGTGACGGTAGTGCCgagaaaatcaattcaatttgcTCCCATTGGACTAGTGAACATGCTTAATACTGGTGGTGCAATCCAGTCAGTAATGGTTGTTGGTGACGAAAGCTTGATAAGAATCGGGGTCAAGGGAAGTGGAGAGATGAGGGTGTTTGCATCAGGAAACCCAGTGAGTTGCAAGATTGATGGGGTAGATGTTGAGTTCTGCTATCATGATCAAATGGTCACCATTCAAGTCCCGTGCCCTAGTTCTCCCAAATTGTCTGTGATTGAGTTCTTGTTTTAA
- the LOC118057453 gene encoding uncharacterized protein codes for MDTSRYMDKQITQLSKSQPFNFLDDDDEQEEEKENGDHGFEFNTFRSLSKSHNKVLDGTNLRGWSSMDYIDSAKFSAEKVGIFSNAALISELDVKMKEHADILLHSVECLSSRVSQLESRTHQIENVVDDIKESMDFNQGKTDGKLREIKNILVEVQGGVQDLRDKQDIAEAQLQLAKLQMSKNNQQVEKQNATVKAGLSQEALSSVSQQSHQLLPIPGASPQLLAPSSNVTNLPPQIHPPATSVATASQLSTHLLQNQTAISSVPQQEPYNPAPVPTPERTYQQYQVPPAQQSQLIPYNHQPYQPMPHFPQNLQLPQLPQVHPASTMGNPQVPSHHSEEVPYTPPHSIFQPPGRSPPLQQYNAGSTKQIYPQLSKRNYVESNSASLLPQGLPLHGKTKITDSYRYGASPRNYGSSSIKPSQPFPSPTVLGSESNYTQLPTARILPHAIPTASNVDAGSGSGSGGSGNRRPVDDVIDNVAAMGFRRDLVRETVIKLMENGQSVDLNAVLDKLMNSG; via the exons ATGGATACTTCAAGGTACATGGATAAGCAAATCACCCAACTTTCCAAATCCCAGCCCTTCAATTTCTTGGACGATGATgatgaacaagaagaagaaaaagaaaatggagatCATGGCTTCGAATTCAACACTTTTCGCTCTCTTTCAAAATCCCACAACAAAGTTCTTGATGGAACCAACCTCAGG GGTTGGAGCTCAATGGATTACATTGATTCCGCAAAATTCTCTGCTGAGAAAGTTGGGATTTTCAGCAATGCAGCATTGATTTCTGAGCTCGATGTAAAGATGAAGGAGCATGCTGACATATTGCTACACTCTGTGGAGTGTCTCAGCTCTCGAGTGTCTCAATTGGAAAGTAGAACACACCAAATAGAAAATGTTGTTGATGATATAAAGGAATCAATGGATTTTAATCAAGGGAAAACTGATGGAAAGCTGAGGGAAATAAAGAATATTCTTGTGGAG GTTCAGGGTGGTGTCCAAGATTTGAGAGATAAACAAGACATAGCAGAGGCTCAGCTGCAGCTGGCAAAGCTTCAAATGTCCAAAAATAACCAGCAAGTGGAAAAACAAAATGCTACTGTTAAAGCAGGTTTGAGTCAAGAAGCACTGTCATCAGTCTCTCAGCAATCCCACCAGCTGCTTCCCATTCCAGGTGCTTCTCCACAACTTCTTGCTCCCTCCTCTAATGTTACAAACCTACCTCCTCAGATTCATCCTCCAGCAACATCTGTAGCAACAGCATCACAGCTTTCCACCCACCTGCTCCAGAACCAGACTGCTATCTCATCTGTTCCACAACAAGAACCTTACAATCCAGCGCCAGTTCCTACTCCAGAAAGAACATATCAGCAATACCAGGTTCCTCCAGCTCAGCAGTCACAATTAATACCCTATAATCACCAACCTTATCAACCAATGCCTCATTTTCCCCAGAACTTGCAGTTACCCCAACTGCCTCAAGTGCACCCAGCTTCCACTATGGGTAATCCTCAAGTCCCAAGCCATCATTCTGAAGAAGTTCCTTACACACCTCCTCATAGCATCTTTCAGCCACCTGGCAGGTCTCCACCTCTCCAACAGTATAATGCGGGTTCTACTAAGCAAATCTATCCTCAACTGTCAAAGAGGAATTATGTAGAGTCCAATTCTGCAAGTTTGCTACCACAAGGACTGCCACTACATGGGAAAACAAAAATCACGGACTCCTATCGTTACGGTGCTTCTCCAAGAAACTACGGCAGTTCATCTATAAAACCATCGCAGCCCTTTCCGTCTCCTACAGTCCTGGGAAGTGAAAGCAATTACACACAATTGCCCACTGCCCGTATACTACCACATGCTATCCCAACTGCCTCTAATGTGGATGCTGGATCAGGATCAGGTTCTGGTGGGAGTGGAAACAGGCGACCAGTTGATGATGTTATTGACAATGTTGCTGCAATGGGATTTCGTAGAGACTTGGTGAGAGAAACAGTGATAAAATTGATGGAGAATGGGCAGTCAGTTGACTTGAATGCAGTGCTGGATAAACTGATGAACAGTGGGTAA
- the LOC118057452 gene encoding tryptophan aminotransferase-related protein 2, producing MARLFSVFSLRNLLVLSLALNVSLILRVLYEKESGVISGLSLDNKREALRTDSMPSEAHATQREHLSMPSSSSSSSTVDSNGRDRVINLDHGDPTMYERYWQQTGEKSTILIPGWQSMSYFSDAGSLCWFLEPEFAKEIIRLHKVVGNAVTEDRYIVVGTGSTQLYQAVLYALSPLDALEPLSVVSAAPYYSSYPLITDCLKSGLYKWAGDAQSFNKEGPYIELVTSPNNPDGYVRQSVVNKSGGILVHDLAYYWPQYSPIAAAADHDIMLFTVSKSTGHAGMRIGWALVKDEEVAKKMVKYVELNTIGVSKDSQLRAAKVLQVVTDGCKYPTSKEGSLFDFAAHLMEERWKLLRAAVRQSGLFTLPEFPHGSCRFLNISFAPRPAFAWLKCEAPIDDCEAFLRSNNILTRSGIHFGVGPQYVRISMLDRDENYDVFVERLSTIHLRQSMQVDETAE from the exons ATGGCGAGGCTTTTCAGTGTTTTCTCATTAAGGAACTTACTGGTGCTGTCTCTAGCCCTTAACGTGAGCTTGATTTTGAGAGTGCTGTATGAGAAAGAGTCTGGAGTCATTAGCGGTCTCTCTCTGGACAACAAGAGAGAGGCACTGAGGACTGATAGCATGCCTAGTGAGGCACATGCTACCCAGAGGGAACATCTGTCTATgccctcttcttcttcgtcttcttctacAGTGGATAGCAATGGCAGGGACAGAGTAATCAATCTTGATCA TGGCGATCCGACAATGTATGAGAGATATTGGCAACAGACGGGTGAAAAATCCACCATTTTGATTCCTGGTTGGCAATCAATGAGCTACTTCTCTGATGCTGGGAGCCTGTGCTGGTTTTTAGAGCCGGAGTTTGCCAAAGAGATAATTAGACTACACAAAGTAGTTGGCAATGCAGTCACCGAGGACCGCTACATTGTTGTCGGGACGGGTTCGACACAGCTTTATCAAGCTGTATTATATGCACTCTCCCCCCTAGATGCGTTGGAACCCCTTAGTGTTGTATCTGCAGCTCCTTACTACTCT TCTTATCCATTAATCACTGACTGCCTGAAGTCAGGGCTTTATAAATGGGCTGGTGATGCACAGAGTTTCAATAAAGAAGGACCGTATATTGAACTCGTTACCTCCCCTAACAATCCAGACGGGTATGTCAGGCAGTCTGTTGTCAACAAAAGTGGGGGCATCTTGGTTCATGATCTTGCATATTATTGGCCGCAATACTCGCCAATAGCCGCCGCCGCCGATCATGACATTATGCTCTTCACTGTGTCGAAAAGCACAGGACATGCTGGGATGCGCATTGG ATGGGCGCTTGTCAAGGATGAAGAAGTGGCCAAAAAGATGGTGAAATACGTAGAGCTCAACACGATCGGCGTGTCAAAGGATTCGCAGCTCCGAGCAGCTAAAGTGCTGCAAGTAGTGACTGATGGCTGCAAATATCCTACCAGCAAAGAAGGGTCCCTCTTTGACTTTGCTGCCCACCTCATGGAAGAGAGGTGGAAGTTATTAAGGGCCGCAGTCAGGCAAAGTGGTCTCTTCACTTTGCCAGAGTTTCCCCATGGATCGTGCAGGTTTCTCAACATCTCCTTCGCTCCTCGACCAG CTTTTGCATGGTTGAAATGCGAAGCCCCCATAGACGACTGCGAAGCCTTCCTCCGATCTAACAACATCTTAACAAGAAGCGGTATTCATTTTGGCGTTGGACCACAATATGTTAGGATAAGCATGCTAGATCGAGATGAAAACTATGATGTATTTGTAGAGAGATTGTCCACCATCCACCTGCGACAATCCATGCAGGTAGATGAGACGGCGGAGTAG